A window of Syntrophales bacterium genomic DNA:
GAAACGGGCACCGTGCTTTCGGTCGGCGATGGAATCGCCAGGGTTTATGGCGTGGAGAACGCCATGTCCATGGAGCTGCTTGAGTTCCCCGGGGGAATTCTCGGCATGGTTCTTAATCTGGAGACCGATAACGTCGGCGTGGCCGTTTTGGGTGAAATCTCCCATATCAAGGAGGGCGATATTGTCAAGCGCACCGGCAAGATCGCCCAGATTCCCGTCGGCGAAGCGCTTCTTGGTCGCGTAATCGATGCAACCGGCGCCCCCATTGACGGCAAAGGCCCCATTGAGACAACGGAATACAGCCGGATCGAGATGATCGCACCCGGGGTCATACAGCGCCAGCCGGTTAACGAGCCCATGTACACCGGCCTGAAGGCGATCGACGCGATGACGCCAATCGGGCGCGGCCAGAGAGAGCTGATCATCGGGGATCGCCAGATCGGGAAGACCGCAATCTGCATCGATGCGATCATCCGCCAGAAGGACACAGGGGTTAAGTGCATCTACGTGGCAATCGGCCAGAAAAAATCGACCGTCGCCCAGTTGGTGGAGACGCTGAAAAAAAACGACGCGATGTCCTATACCTGCGTCGTCGCCGCCTGCGCCAGCGACCCGGCCACCCTCCAGTATATTTCCGCTTATGCCGGCTGCAGCATCGGCGAGTACTTCCGCGACCGGGGGCAGGACGCCCTGATTATTTACGATGACTTGTCGAAACAGGCCGTCGCCTACCGCCAGATATCGCTTTTGCTGCGGCGTCCTCCTGGTCGTGAGGCCTTCCCTGGGGATATTTTCTACAACCACTCCCGGTTGCTCGAAAGGGCGTCCCGGTTGAGCAAGGAGCTCGGCGGCGGCTCCCTTACCGCCCTGCCGATCATTGAAACCCAGGCCGGCGACGTCTCCGCATACATCCCCACCAATGTTATTTCCATCACCGACGGTCAGGTCTATCTGGAGCCGTCACTGTTTTTTTCGGGCATCAGACCGGCGATCAATGTTGGGCTCTCCGTCTCCCGCGTCGGCGGCGCCGCTCAGGTAAAGGCGATGAAACAGGTCGCCGGCACTCTTAAACTCGATCTTGCCCAGTACCGGGAACTGGCGGCCTTCGCTCAATTCGGCTCTGATCTCGATAAATCGACACAGGCCCAGTTGGAACGCGGTATCCGTCTCGTGGAGATACTCAAGCAGCCGCAGACAGCGCCGATGTCCCTTTCCCAGGAGGTTGCGATTCTTTTTGCGGGAACCCGCGGTTTTCTTGACAAGCACCCGCTCGACAAGCTCAAAAGCTACGAGCAGCAGTTGCTTGCCTTCCTGGAAGGAAAATACAAAGAGATCATGCAGGAAATTGACGACAAGAAGGTTATCAGCCCTGAGCTGGAGAAAAAGTTGAAAGCGGCCTTGACCGAGTTCGCTTCCGTCTTCTCCGCTGATTGAACCGAGGGCGAGTATAGACAGACGATAGCTTACACAAAGAAGGAGCCGGATTTGAATGGCCGCACTTAAGGACATTAAACGGAAAATCAATGCCGTTCAAAAAACAAGACAGATAACTCGGGCAATGAACATGGTGGCTGCCTCCAAGTTCAAGGCGGCCCAGTTGCGAATGCTGAACTTCCGTCCCTATGCTGAATCGTTCATGGAAATGCTCGGTGATCTGGTAGGAAGGGTCAGCGTCGAATCCAACCGGCTTCTGGCGGTAAGGGAACCGAAGCGGATCAAGGCCATTTTAATGACCTCCGACCGGGGTCTCTGCGGCGGGTTCAACAACAATCTGACCAAGGCAACGGAACGGTTCGTGATTGAGAAACAGCGGTTGGGGCTTGATGTAGAGCTTATTCCGGTAGGCCGGAAGGGAAGAGATTTCTTCAAGAAAAAGTTTAAGATAAGCCATGCCCGTTCCGATGTTTTTGGCAAATTTGACATGAATCTGGCAATCAGCATCGCCAATGATATAATCCCGCCCTTTATTGCGGAAGAGTACGACGAGCTTTATCTGATCTACAATGAGTTCATCAATGTATCCATTCAGAAGCCGAGGGTTTTGAAGATTTTCCCCATCGCCCCTTTTGTAAAAAAGGCAGAAACTGATATTGCCAACGAGATTGATTACATCTACGAACCAGCAGCGAAAAATATCCTGGAAAATCTTCTCCCGATGTATGTGCATGTCCTGATTTATCGGGCGCTCGCCGAAACATCGGCAGGGGAAAACGGGGCGCGGATGGCGGCGATGGATAACGCGACAAGAAATTGCGAGGAGATGGTAAGCGGCCTTACGCTTAAATACAACAAGGCGAGACAGGCGGCGATAACCTCCGAGCTTATGGATATTGTGGGCGGAACAGAGGCTCTGGCAAAAGGCTGACAAGAAATATCGAAAGAACATCAATATACTTCTACATTTGAAGGAGAAGGTCATGAATATTGGAAAGATTGTACAGGTTATCGGACCGGTTGTGGATGTGGCGTTTGAAGAGGGACAGCTTCCCAGTATCATGAACGCCATCGCCATCACCAACCCCACGATCAACGACAGCGAGGATAACCTGATTGTCGAAGTTGCCCAGCACCTGGGCGACAACGTCGTACGCTGCATCGCCATGGACGTAACCGACGGGC
This region includes:
- the atpA gene encoding F0F1 ATP synthase subunit alpha produces the protein MESIKAEEISEIISKQIKDYEKKLDVSETGTVLSVGDGIARVYGVENAMSMELLEFPGGILGMVLNLETDNVGVAVLGEISHIKEGDIVKRTGKIAQIPVGEALLGRVIDATGAPIDGKGPIETTEYSRIEMIAPGVIQRQPVNEPMYTGLKAIDAMTPIGRGQRELIIGDRQIGKTAICIDAIIRQKDTGVKCIYVAIGQKKSTVAQLVETLKKNDAMSYTCVVAACASDPATLQYISAYAGCSIGEYFRDRGQDALIIYDDLSKQAVAYRQISLLLRRPPGREAFPGDIFYNHSRLLERASRLSKELGGGSLTALPIIETQAGDVSAYIPTNVISITDGQVYLEPSLFFSGIRPAINVGLSVSRVGGAAQVKAMKQVAGTLKLDLAQYRELAAFAQFGSDLDKSTQAQLERGIRLVEILKQPQTAPMSLSQEVAILFAGTRGFLDKHPLDKLKSYEQQLLAFLEGKYKEIMQEIDDKKVISPELEKKLKAALTEFASVFSAD
- the atpG gene encoding ATP synthase F1 subunit gamma, encoding MAALKDIKRKINAVQKTRQITRAMNMVAASKFKAAQLRMLNFRPYAESFMEMLGDLVGRVSVESNRLLAVREPKRIKAILMTSDRGLCGGFNNNLTKATERFVIEKQRLGLDVELIPVGRKGRDFFKKKFKISHARSDVFGKFDMNLAISIANDIIPPFIAEEYDELYLIYNEFINVSIQKPRVLKIFPIAPFVKKAETDIANEIDYIYEPAAKNILENLLPMYVHVLIYRALAETSAGENGARMAAMDNATRNCEEMVSGLTLKYNKARQAAITSELMDIVGGTEALAKG